In Pectinophora gossypiella chromosome 17, ilPecGoss1.1, whole genome shotgun sequence, one DNA window encodes the following:
- the LOC126374168 gene encoding juvenile hormone esterase-like — protein MTGNVFLSVFLLFTISFVKIRGNVIVNTSSGQVEGVELSSIIQNEKYYSFMGIPYAEPPVGPLRFMPPKPHPGWTGVLSAKKEKKPCAQFNLPVRHINDHGFCGDEDCLHLSVHTPKIDPDANYPVIVFIYSELHKISHNSSKDYGPDFFMNEGVIVVMVNHRLGSLGFLSFEDDLLPGNNALRDVILSLKWIKENIHNFGGDPYRVTLMGVQDGAGLVDVLLHSPKAKRLFSNVILQGGTSWASIYFPGKPRERAIEFSKVLEEDAKASTVLLRRLSTVSASKLTENEHMAVHADEARAVQRGIVAFGPEVEHDHPDAIISKLPEDGPIDIDVPVMIGYNSRDALEALGRYLYQPQYLTFADRDFVVLLPIRTGFYFKLRDNMYYHAMKEIKEHYFDEGYVKVSKPGEYITYMTDILTFYAVDYTVRKYTNESKSDVFYYTFDYSGELNMRKKHVLSEAKTIEGTWGATVGDDLCYLFVCKSIAKEYIKALNDEDSEDIKVLKNMVRMWSNFAKTGNPTPTGDEVSWKPATKENKECLVINEDPQIRTKLHDDRVTFWDTFIAKYKAMADNGVVKDIKDEL, from the exons ATGACTGGCAACGTGTTTTTGAGTGTATTTCTATTATTTACGATAAGTTTCGTGAAAATTCGAGGAAATGTGATAGTAAACACTAGTTCGGGGCAGGTGGAAGGTGTGGAACTATCATCAATAATACAGAATGAGAAGTACTACTCGTTTATGGGTATACCTTACGCGGAGCCCCCGGTCGGCCCGCTCAGATTTATG CCTCCAAAGCCGCATCCCGGATGGACAGGGGTGCTCAGTGCCAAGAAAGAGAAGAAACCATGTGCTCAGTTCAATTTGCCAGTCAGACACATAAACGACCATGGGTTCTGCGGTGACGAAGACTGCTTGCACCTTAGCGTCCACACCCCGAAGATCGACCCCGACGCTAACTATCCCGTTATAGTATTTATCTACAGTGAACTACACAAAATATCACACAACAGTTCAAAAGACTACGGCCCTGACTTCTTTATGAATGAAGGTGTAATTGTCGTAATGGTCAATCATAGACTTGGCTCCTTAGGGTTCCTATCGTTTGAAGATGATTTACTACCAGGAAACAATGCATTGAGAGATGTTATTCTTTCTCTTAAATGGATTAAAGAGAACATACACAATTTCGGGGGTGATCCTTATAGGGTAACATTGATGGGAGTTCAAGACGGGGCTGGGTTAGTCGACGTACTTTTACATTCGCCAAAAGCTAAAAGATTATTCAGCAACGTTATTTTACAAGGCGGCACATCGTGGGCTTCTATATATTTCCCTGGAAAACCCCGCGAGAGAGCGATAGAGTTCTCCAAAGTTTTAGAAGAAGATGCTAAAGCGAGCACTGTGCTATTAAGACGTCTATCCACTGTTAGTGCTTCGAAACTGACAGAAAATGAACATATGGCGGTGCATGCGGACGAAGCTCGAGCTGTCCAAAGAGGAATAGTCGCATTTGGACCAGAAGTTGAACACGATCATCCTGATGCCATCATCTCTAAACTGCCGGAAGACGGTCCTATAGACATTGACGTGCCAGTGATGATCGGCTACAACTCCAGAGACGCTTTAGAAGCTTTAGGGCGCTACTTGTACCAACCACAATACCTCACTTTTGCTGACAGAGATTTTGTGGTCCTTCTCCCTATACGAACTGGCTTCTACTTCAAGTTACGAGACAATATGTATTACCACGCCATGAAAGAGATTAAGGAACATTACTTTGATGAAGGTTACGTAAAAGTAAGTAAGCCTGGAGAGTACATAACGTACATGACCGATATATTGACTTTCTACGCAGTAGATTATACTGTTAGGAAGTATACAAATGAATCGAAATccgatgtattttattatacgtTTGACTACAGCGGAGAACTGAATATGAGAAAGAAGCATGTCTTATCAGAAGCTAAGACAATTGAAGGTACCTGGGGCGCGACTGTAGGTGATGATCTCTGTTACCTGTTTGTTTGCAAGAGCATCGCAAAAGAGTACATTAAAGCACTTAATGATGAAGATTCTGAGGATATCAAAGTCCTGAAAAACATGGTTCGCATGTGGAGTAACTTTGCTAAGACTGG tAACCCAACACCTACCGGCGACGAGGTCTCGTGGAAACCAGCAACTAAAGAGAACAAAGAGTGTTTGGTCATTAACGAAGACCCTCAGATAAGGACAAAGCTCCACGACGATAGGGTCACTTTCTGGGACACATTTATTGCTAAGTACAAGGCTATGGCTGATAATGGAGTGGTCAAAGATATCAAGGATGAACTCTGA
- the LOC126374634 gene encoding neuroligin-4, Y-linked-like, producing the protein MSDEDVVILKSRDCFVVGKKLSTVIENKPYAAFWKIPYAEPPVDKLRFKPPKKYDAWIDDITYDYSKPYNDTCSSGLTEDCLYLSLYMPLIERQTSNHTVIVWIHEYSNLHEPDFLIDEGVLVVTVSYRTSILGFLNTGDEFAQGNMGAKDVLMALKWIKDNIGVFNGDVNKVTIVGSGHAGTIVASCLLSTAAEDLFNRAIIQSGSALSPADYRSYNFEVLEKLYWKLKGNKDFDTDDLYEILSNARLKDLTKLSENLFDSSEVRDRQRLINSFGPTVERHNKNVFMNKPPLAVYKRRMANNNVDVMMGYTNLESIYKLKGFVENKKLLKYLNYNFQYLLPFEGRVDEFGSERYMEIARRIMDFYFANGTIGEHSLRRYAKYASDQVIYPLLRQARLHAGVSCSNVYLYRFSFKGLLNLGWQAVNLNYSGATAGDEICYLFRCKSVNDVYRSAEATNERQFIKKIARLWTNFAKCGNPTPDEENDILGDLQWKNLKSDGKLRGLSLGKKIKMVTVPEQKRVKFWDELKEEFFEERKLHEEL; encoded by the exons ATGAG CGACGAAGATGTAGTGATATTGAAGTCAAGAGACTGCTTTGTTGTAGGAAAGAAGTTGAGCACTGTAATTGAGAATAAACCTTATGCAGCGTTCTGGAAGATTCCTTATGCTGAGCCACCTGTGGATAAATTGAGGTTTAAG CCTCCAAAGAAATATGACGCGTGGATCGACGACATTACGTACGACTACAGCAAGCCTTATAACGATACTTGTTCCTCCGGCCTCACAGAGGATTGCCTGTACCTCTCCCTCTATATGCCTCTCATAGAACGCCAGACAAGTAACCACACCGTCATCGTATGGATCCACGAGTACTCCAACCTACATGAACCGGACTTCCTCATAGATGAAGGCGTTTTAGTCGTAACAGTGTCTTATAGAACATCTATACTCGGATTCCTGAATACAGGTGATGAGTTTGCTCAAGGAAATATGGGAGCCAAAGATGTACTTATGGCGCTCAAGTGGATTAAAGATAACATTGGAGTGTTTAATGGAGACGTGAATAAAGTAACAATTGTAGGATCCGGACATGCTGGGACAATTGTTGCCTCCTGTCTTTTGTCCACCGCAGCCGAAGATTTATTCAACAGAGCCATCATACAAAGCGGAAGCGCTCTGTCACCTGCCGACTACAGAAGTTACAACTTCGAAGTCTTAGAAAAATTGTACTGGAAGTTAAAAGGAAACAAAGATTTTGATACAGACGACCTTTATGAAATTTTAAGCAACGCTAGACTGAAAGATTTGACAAAACTATCTGAGAATTTGTTCGACAGCTCCGAAGTTAGGGATCGACAAAGACTTATCAATTCATTCGGGCCGACTGTCGAGCGTCAcaacaaaaacgttttcatgaATAAACCCCCATTGGCAGTGTACAAAAGGCGAATGGCCAACAACAACGTCGATGTAATGATGGGCTATACGAACCTCGAATCGATTTACAAATTAAAAGGTTTTGTTGAAAACAAAAAGCTTTTAAAGTATCTCAATTATAATTTCCAATACTTGCTGCCGTTCGAGGGGCGGGTTGACGAGTTTGGGTCGGAGCGATACATGGAGATAGCGAGGAGGATAATGGATTTTTATTTCGCTAATGGAACGATCGGGGAGCACAGTCTGAGACGATACGCGAAGTACGCATCAGATCAGGTTATTTATCCTCTTTTGAGGCAAGCGAGGTTACACGCGGGGGTATCTTGTTCTAATGTTTACCTGTATAGATTCTCATTCAAAGGGCTCTTGAATCTCGGCTGGCAGGCTGTAAACCTGAATTATTCCGGAGCGACGGCCGGGGACGAAATCTGTTACCTATTCAGATGTAAATCAGTAAACGACGTCTACAGGAGTGCCGAGGCGACGAATGAAAGACAGTTCATTAAGAAAATTGCGAGGTTATGGACGAATTTCGCTAAATGCGG AAACCCAACACCGGATGAAGAAAACGATATATTAGGAGACTTGCAGTGGAAAAATCTGAAAAGTGATGGTAAACTGAGGGGTTTGAGCCTAGGAAAGAAGATTAAAATGGTTACGGTCCCAGAGCAGAAGAGAGTTAAGTTCTGGGACGAGCTGAAAGAAGAATTCTTTGAAGAAAGAAAACTGCATGAAGAACTTTAG
- the LOC126374635 gene encoding esterase E4-like, with product MRLIFYVVLCTLELIKHTECVEVESTHGKVSGKLLKTLLKEVEYHGFMGIPYAAPPLKDLRFLPPRPVDPWPGVLSATSGKIPCIQHSGNVKRGQRIGSYGTEDCLYLDIFTPAPDNNKRPVIVFLHNEYLKYAYNKTRDYAPDFFIEEDVVIATISHRLSVLGFLSLDDEVLQGNAGLKDIVTGLEWIRNNADRFGGDRNRITLMGSQGGAVAVDLLIHSNARKLFNSAILQGGTSWASMYLQDKARERAVKLAEIFEIHTKNSERLLKELCDIPPKDLLVKDLEAVPKDYNKENQRSLLPFGPIVEREGGLVTDYPERSSEMDVPVMIGFNSREGLEKSLQYLIEPKYLSFAEKDFVLIMPEREDYRFDPEDEAYYDAVKDIKNFYFPKGKVTIRRAPEYVTYIGDVFTVPIDSMTKHYAKISSEPVYYYHFDLDSDLNENKKDVMRLSTVADGTWGAAAGDELCYLFKCPRLKDNYLRHHKKDSEEISFIRKMVRMWTNFAKHGNPTPEGDIVLGDLRWPPYTTDNKEYLHIDRTITIKQNLNKDRFQFWQDFSKKWKKKAVNGVVVSTSENKRDEL from the exons atgcgtctaatattttatgttgtactTTGCACATTAGAATTAATTAAACATACAGAATGTGTTGAAGTAGAATCTACTCATGGTAAAGTGTCAGGAAAATTATTAAAGACTTTATTAAAGGAAGTTGAATATCATGGATTTATGGGAATACCATACGCTGCGCCGCCATTAAAGGATTTACGATTCCTG cCGCCGCGACCCGTCGACCCTTGGCCCGGTGTTTTGTCAGCTACCAGCGGGAAAATACCATGCATTCAGCACAGCGGAAACGTAAAGAGAGGTCAACGTATCGGCTCCTACGGCACCGAAGACTGCCTCTACCTCGACATCTTCACCCCCGCGCCAGACAACAACAAACGTCCAGTGATCGTATTCCTCCACAACGAATACCTCAAATACGCCTACAACAAAACCAGGGATTACGCCCCCGACTTTTTCATTGAAGAAGACGTCGTAATAGCCACAATCAGTCATCGCCTCTCCGTATTAGGATTTCTCTCCCTGGACGACGAAGTTTTACAAGGAAATGCCGGATTGAAGGATATTGTAACGGGCTTAGAATGGATCAGAAATAACGCCGATCGGTTCGGCGGTGACCGTAATAGAATTACCCTGATGGGATCTCAAGGAGGCGCTGTCGCCGTTGATCTACTTATACATTCAAATGCTAGAAAATTATTCAATTCTGCCATATTACAGGGTGGCACCTCGTGGGCGTCCATGTATTTGCAAGATAAGGCTCGGGAGCGGGCGGTTAAACTGGCTGAGATATTTGAGATCCACACGAAGAATAGCGAACGACTATTGAAGGAACTTTGCGATATTCCGCCAAAGGATTTGCTAGTAAAGGATCTAGAGGCAGTTCCCAAAGATTACAATAAGGAAAATCAAAGGAGTTTGCTCCCATTCGGGCCAATTGTAGAGAGAGAGGGCGGTCTTGTTACTGATTATCCCGAGCGCTCCTCCGAAATGGACGTCCCTGTTATGATCGGATTCAACTCTCGAGAGGGATTAGAAAAGTCACTGCAATATCTCATTGAGCCGAAATATCTGAGTTTTGCTGAGAAAGACTTTGTTTTGATAATGCCAGAGAGGGAGGATTACAGATTCGACCCGGAAGACGAGGCTTATTACGATGCAGTTAAAGAtattaaaaacttttattttcctAAAGGGAAAGTTACGATTCGTAGGGCTCCTGAGTATGTCACGTATATTGGAGATGTATTTACAGTTCCTATAGATAGTATGACGAAACATTATGCTAAAATTTCTTCTGAGCCTGTTTATTACTATCATTTTGATTTAGATAGTGATTTGAATGAGAATAAGAAGGATGTAATGAGACTATCCACAGTGGCAGATGGCACGTGGGGTGCAGCGGCGGGCGATGAACTGTGTTACTTGTTCAAGTGCCCGAGATTGAAGGACAATTATTTGAGGCATCATAAGAAGGATTCCGAAGAAATCTCGTTTATAAGAAAAATGGTCAGAATGTGGACCAATTTCGCTAAGCACGG GAATCCGACACCAGAGGGCGACATTGTTTTGGGAGACTTGAGATGGCCGCCTTACACCACAGATAATAAAGAATATCTGCACATAGAcagaacaataacaataaaacaaaatttaaataaagacaggttccAATTTTGGCAGGATTTTTCAAAGAAATGGAAGAAAAAAGCTGTAAACGGTGTTGTTGTATCAACATCGGAAAATAAAAGAgatgaattataa